The following are encoded together in the bacterium genome:
- the gltB gene encoding glutamate synthase large subunit, which translates to MTAKNVSFRINASGVPKPTGLYDPKNDHDSCGVGFIARIDGVSLHTVVEHGIRILVNLEHRGALGGDKSTGDGAGLLLEIPDTFFRQVCPGGGLYLPPRGEYAAGMLFLPMDEALAERCSESLERTAAAEGCPVLGWREVPVDPSILGDLSGSTRPRIRQVFLGRGIHEGDAFERKLYVIRRLVEKKVASWHDVDASQFYISSLSSRTIVYKGLLTGSQLPQFYPDLKNEHFMSPYAVVHQRYSTNTLPTWHLAHPFRIAAHNGEINTLRGNINRMRAREANLASPLFGDDIAKLRPVIDESGSDSAIFDNVLELLLMAGRSLPHAVMMMIPEAWGAKFQMSEDKRSFYEYHSAIMEPWDGPAAMVFCDGRYLGATLDRNGLRPARYTVTRDGMIVLASETGVMDIPPGRIVRRGRLQPGKMLLLDLQQKRIVPDNEIKAAISRRKPYRKWVKDNKIELRGLFVPSEIPPEDPETLRRKQHAFGYTEEEIKLIITPMASRGQEAVGSMGDDAALAVLSNRPQSLFAYFKQLFAQVTNPPIDPLREELVMSLNGFIGRERNLLDETPEHCRMLRLVQPILTPEDMLRLRGSTHPDLAAAELDMLFPAGGDGKALETALARIFVQADKAIRGGATLLILTDRNMNAGRAPIPSLLAIAGLHHHLIRRGLRTQASIVIESGEPREVIHFALLLGYGANAICPHTALSTIRELAENEALEAPLLAGEAVDKYITSVKKGLLKTFSRMGISTLRSFLGSQIFEAVGLGKELVENYFTSTASRIAGIGLSEIASETVARHRRGFPANGHWRNADNLLDVGGVYQVRVGGERHLWTPESVYKLQSATRLNDYGTYKEYAALINDQSREHATLRSLFRFRKGAPIPLDEVEPCEKILPRFVTAAISFGAISKETHETIAVAMNRIGGRSNSGEGGEDPERCIPLPNGDSLRSRTRQVASGRFGVTTEYLVNADELQIKMAQGAKPGEGGQLPGHKVSPEIARIRHTMPYVTLISPPPHHDIYSIEDLAQLIYDLKSVNPRADVSVKLVSEVGVGTIAAGVAKAKADLVLIAGSDGGTGASPLTSIKHTGLPWELGLAETQQALIYNRLRDRIRVQVDGQLKTGRDLAIAALMGAEEFGFGTAVLVCLGCVMMRVCHLNTCPVGVATQDPVLRARFGGAPEYVVRFLRFVAEELREYMAELGFRTLDEMIGRVDLLEVQPAVEHWKAKGLDFSAILLPPDNGRHSPLHWVRPQEHEVGKALDYEIMALARSALDRKEPVRIELPIRNVHRSIGAALSGEITRRYGAAGLPDDTIHLTLLGSAGQSFGAFLAPGVTMHVHGDANDYLGKGMSGGRIVVTPPEGATFLPHKNVIVGNVVLYGATGGEAYFYGTAGERFAVRNSGGKAVVEGVGDHGCEYMTSGVVVVLGPTGNNFAAGMSGGLAYVYDETELFDTRCNLDMVDVESVWQEVDVKRLRSMIESHFRHTGSQRAAQILENWESRLPLFVKIMPIEYRKSLERMRMEEEMNTESVSATEEVYRG; encoded by the coding sequence CCACGACAGCTGCGGCGTCGGGTTCATCGCCCGGATCGACGGCGTTTCCCTGCATACCGTGGTCGAGCATGGGATCCGGATCCTCGTCAACCTGGAGCACCGCGGCGCCCTGGGGGGCGACAAGTCCACCGGGGACGGCGCGGGCCTCCTCCTCGAGATTCCCGACACGTTCTTCCGCCAGGTGTGTCCCGGAGGAGGACTCTACCTTCCCCCGCGCGGCGAGTACGCCGCGGGGATGCTCTTTCTCCCCATGGACGAAGCGCTCGCGGAGCGATGCTCCGAGAGCCTCGAACGGACCGCCGCCGCGGAAGGGTGCCCGGTCCTCGGGTGGCGCGAGGTGCCGGTCGACCCTTCGATCCTCGGGGATCTCTCCGGCTCCACCCGGCCGCGGATCCGCCAGGTGTTCCTCGGGCGCGGAATCCACGAGGGGGACGCCTTCGAGCGGAAGCTGTACGTGATCCGGCGCCTCGTCGAGAAGAAGGTCGCCTCCTGGCACGACGTCGACGCCAGCCAGTTCTACATTTCCAGCCTCTCCAGCCGGACGATCGTCTACAAGGGGCTCCTGACCGGCTCCCAGCTCCCGCAGTTCTACCCGGACCTGAAAAACGAACACTTCATGAGCCCGTACGCCGTGGTTCACCAGCGGTACAGCACGAACACGCTCCCCACCTGGCACCTGGCGCACCCGTTCCGGATCGCCGCCCACAACGGCGAGATCAACACGCTGCGGGGGAACATCAACCGGATGCGGGCACGGGAGGCGAACCTCGCCTCGCCGCTGTTCGGCGACGACATCGCGAAGCTGCGCCCCGTCATCGACGAGTCGGGGAGCGACTCCGCCATCTTCGACAACGTTCTCGAGCTGCTCTTGATGGCTGGCCGGTCGCTGCCCCACGCCGTGATGATGATGATCCCCGAGGCGTGGGGGGCCAAGTTCCAGATGAGCGAGGACAAGCGGTCCTTCTACGAGTACCACTCCGCGATCATGGAGCCGTGGGACGGGCCGGCCGCGATGGTCTTCTGCGACGGGCGCTACCTGGGCGCCACCCTCGACCGGAACGGACTGCGCCCCGCCCGGTACACCGTGACACGGGACGGGATGATCGTGCTCGCCTCGGAGACGGGAGTGATGGACATCCCGCCGGGCCGCATCGTCCGGCGCGGCCGGCTCCAGCCGGGAAAGATGCTCCTCCTCGACCTGCAGCAGAAGCGGATCGTCCCGGACAACGAGATCAAGGCGGCCATCTCCCGCCGGAAGCCGTACCGGAAGTGGGTCAAGGACAACAAGATCGAGCTGCGGGGGCTGTTCGTCCCGTCCGAGATCCCCCCCGAGGACCCGGAGACGCTTCGGCGCAAGCAGCACGCCTTCGGCTACACCGAGGAGGAGATCAAGCTCATCATCACCCCGATGGCGTCCCGGGGGCAGGAGGCGGTCGGCTCGATGGGGGACGACGCGGCGCTGGCGGTCCTCTCGAACCGGCCGCAGTCGCTCTTCGCCTACTTCAAGCAGCTCTTCGCCCAGGTGACGAACCCCCCGATCGACCCGCTTCGCGAGGAACTGGTGATGTCGCTGAACGGGTTCATCGGACGGGAGCGGAACCTTCTGGACGAGACCCCGGAGCATTGCCGCATGCTCCGCCTCGTCCAGCCGATCCTCACCCCCGAGGACATGCTCCGGCTTCGCGGCTCGACCCACCCGGACCTCGCCGCCGCCGAGCTCGACATGCTCTTCCCGGCGGGCGGGGACGGCAAGGCCCTCGAGACGGCGCTGGCCAGGATCTTCGTCCAGGCGGACAAGGCGATCCGGGGGGGAGCGACCCTTCTCATCCTCACCGACAGGAACATGAACGCCGGCCGCGCGCCGATCCCGTCGCTGCTCGCCATCGCGGGGCTGCACCATCATTTGATCCGCAGGGGCCTGCGGACGCAGGCGTCGATCGTCATTGAAAGCGGCGAGCCGCGGGAGGTCATCCACTTCGCGCTCCTCCTCGGGTACGGCGCGAACGCGATCTGCCCCCACACGGCCCTCTCCACGATCCGCGAACTCGCCGAGAACGAGGCGCTGGAGGCTCCACTGCTGGCCGGAGAGGCGGTGGACAAATACATCACCTCGGTGAAGAAGGGGCTCCTCAAGACGTTCAGCCGGATGGGGATCTCCACCCTTCGAAGCTTTCTCGGCTCCCAGATCTTCGAGGCGGTGGGGCTGGGGAAGGAGCTGGTGGAGAACTACTTCACCAGCACGGCCTCCCGCATCGCCGGGATCGGGCTTTCCGAGATCGCCTCGGAAACCGTGGCGCGGCACCGGCGCGGCTTTCCCGCCAACGGCCACTGGCGGAACGCGGACAACCTTCTCGACGTGGGTGGCGTCTACCAGGTCCGGGTCGGCGGCGAGCGCCACCTGTGGACGCCGGAGTCCGTCTACAAGCTCCAGAGCGCGACCCGCCTGAACGACTACGGGACCTACAAGGAGTACGCGGCGCTCATCAACGACCAGTCGCGCGAGCACGCCACGCTGCGCTCGCTGTTCCGCTTCCGCAAGGGAGCCCCGATCCCCCTCGACGAGGTGGAGCCGTGCGAGAAGATCCTGCCGCGCTTCGTCACCGCGGCGATATCGTTCGGCGCCATCAGCAAGGAGACCCACGAGACGATCGCCGTCGCCATGAACCGGATCGGGGGCCGAAGCAACTCCGGCGAGGGGGGCGAGGATCCCGAGCGGTGCATCCCGCTCCCCAACGGGGACAGCCTGCGGTCCCGGACCCGGCAGGTGGCCTCCGGCCGCTTCGGCGTGACCACCGAGTACCTCGTGAACGCCGACGAACTGCAGATCAAGATGGCGCAGGGGGCCAAGCCCGGCGAGGGCGGGCAGCTCCCCGGCCACAAGGTGAGCCCCGAGATCGCCCGGATCCGCCACACGATGCCGTACGTGACGCTCATCTCGCCGCCGCCGCACCACGACATCTACTCCATCGAGGACCTGGCGCAGTTGATCTACGACCTGAAATCGGTCAACCCGCGGGCCGACGTCTCCGTCAAGCTGGTTTCCGAGGTCGGCGTCGGGACGATCGCGGCCGGGGTCGCCAAGGCGAAAGCCGACCTCGTGCTCATCGCGGGGAGCGACGGCGGCACAGGCGCCTCGCCCCTCACTTCCATCAAGCACACAGGGCTGCCGTGGGAGCTCGGGCTGGCCGAGACCCAGCAGGCGCTGATCTACAACCGGCTGCGCGACCGGATCCGGGTGCAGGTCGACGGGCAGTTGAAGACCGGCCGGGACCTCGCCATCGCGGCGCTGATGGGGGCCGAGGAGTTCGGGTTCGGCACGGCGGTGCTCGTGTGCCTCGGGTGCGTCATGATGCGGGTTTGCCACCTGAACACCTGCCCGGTAGGGGTGGCGACCCAGGACCCGGTCCTGCGCGCGCGCTTCGGCGGAGCGCCCGAGTACGTCGTGCGCTTCCTCCGTTTCGTCGCCGAAGAGCTGCGCGAATACATGGCGGAGCTCGGGTTCCGCACGCTCGACGAGATGATCGGCAGGGTCGACCTGCTGGAGGTCCAGCCGGCGGTCGAGCATTGGAAGGCGAAAGGGCTCGACTTCTCCGCCATTCTCCTGCCGCCCGACAACGGGCGGCACAGCCCGCTGCACTGGGTGCGTCCGCAGGAGCACGAGGTGGGAAAGGCCCTCGACTACGAGATCATGGCGCTCGCCCGGAGCGCCCTGGATCGGAAGGAGCCGGTCCGGATCGAGCTGCCGATCCGGAACGTCCACCGGTCGATCGGCGCGGCGCTCTCCGGCGAGATCACCCGCCGGTACGGGGCAGCGGGATTGCCCGACGACACGATCCACCTGACCCTCCTCGGCTCCGCGGGGCAGAGCTTCGGGGCGTTCCTGGCCCCCGGCGTGACGATGCACGTGCACGGCGACGCCAATGACTACCTCGGCAAGGGGATGTCGGGGGGGCGGATCGTCGTGACCCCCCCGGAAGGGGCGACGTTCCTCCCGCACAAGAACGTGATCGTCGGAAACGTGGTGCTCTACGGTGCCACGGGCGGTGAAGCGTACTTTTACGGGACCGCCGGGGAGCGGTTCGCGGTCCGCAACAGCGGCGGGAAAGCCGTCGTGGAGGGCGTGGGCGACCACGGGTGCGAGTACATGACCAGCGGGGTCGTGGTGGTGCTGGGGCCCACCGGGAACAACTTCGCCGCCGGGATGAGCGGGGGGCTCGCCTACGTCTACGACGAGACGGAGCTGTTCGACACCCGCTGCAACCTCGACATGGTCGACGTGGAGAGCGTCTGGCAGGAGGTGGACGTGAAACGTCTCCGCTCCATGATCGAGAGCCACTTCCGCCACACGGGGAGCCAGCGGGCCGCGCAGATCCTCGAGAACTGGGAGTCCCGCCTCCCCCTCTTCGTCAAGATCATGCCGATCGAGTACCGGAAGTCGCTGGAGCGGATGCGCATGGAGGAGGAGATGAACACCGAGAGCGTCTCCGCCACCGAGGAGGTCTACCGTGGTTAA
- a CDS encoding glutamate synthase subunit beta, with amino-acid sequence MVKPTGFMEYDREEPTHRPVTERIGDYREIEELLPEEGIYRQAARCMDCGIPYCHAFGCPVKNRIPDWNDMVYRKNWRKALDLLHATCNLPEITGRVCPAPCETACTLAINLPAVTIRHLELQIVERGWRKEWIRPEPAGYSTGKRVAVVGSGPAGLPAAQQLARCGHEVVVFEKSDRIGGLLRYGIPDFKLEKWVIDRRLDQMRAEGVVFETSVNAGVDVSAAYLLRSFDAIVLAAGATAARDLPVPGRDLKGVHFAMEFLTQQNRRNAGDAIPEGEAISAAGKHVVVIGGGDTGSDCIGTSRRQGAASITQVELLPKPPEDRLPSNPWPTWPVVLRTSSSQEEGCERIWSVQTKAILGEQGEARKLSCVKLEWTEPDAAGMRSFREIPGSAFELPADLVLLAMGFVHVEHGPLVRDLGVATDSRGNLVADGNCMTNVPGVFGAGDAVMGASLVVRAIHLGRLAAAGADRYLAAR; translated from the coding sequence GTGGTTAAGCCGACCGGGTTCATGGAATACGACCGGGAGGAACCGACGCACCGCCCGGTGACCGAGCGGATCGGCGACTACAGGGAGATCGAGGAGCTGCTCCCCGAAGAGGGGATCTATCGCCAGGCGGCGCGCTGCATGGATTGCGGGATCCCGTACTGCCACGCCTTCGGCTGCCCCGTAAAGAACCGGATCCCCGACTGGAACGACATGGTCTACCGGAAGAACTGGCGGAAGGCGCTCGACCTGCTGCACGCCACCTGCAACCTCCCGGAGATCACGGGCCGGGTCTGTCCCGCCCCGTGCGAGACCGCGTGCACCCTGGCGATCAACCTCCCCGCGGTCACCATCCGCCACCTGGAGCTCCAGATCGTGGAGCGCGGCTGGCGCAAGGAGTGGATCCGGCCGGAGCCGGCGGGATATTCGACCGGAAAGCGCGTGGCCGTCGTGGGGTCGGGCCCCGCGGGACTCCCCGCCGCCCAGCAGCTTGCGCGGTGCGGCCACGAGGTGGTGGTCTTCGAGAAGTCGGACCGGATCGGGGGTCTCCTGCGGTACGGCATCCCCGACTTCAAGCTCGAGAAGTGGGTCATCGACCGGCGCCTCGACCAGATGCGGGCCGAGGGGGTGGTCTTCGAGACGAGCGTCAACGCGGGGGTGGACGTCTCCGCGGCGTACCTGCTCCGATCGTTCGACGCGATCGTACTGGCCGCCGGGGCGACGGCGGCACGCGACCTGCCCGTCCCCGGGAGGGACCTCAAGGGGGTCCACTTCGCGATGGAATTCCTCACGCAGCAGAACCGGCGAAACGCCGGAGACGCGATCCCGGAGGGGGAAGCGATCTCCGCGGCGGGGAAGCACGTCGTGGTCATCGGCGGGGGGGACACGGGATCCGACTGCATCGGCACCAGCCGCCGGCAGGGGGCCGCCTCGATCACCCAGGTCGAGCTTTTGCCGAAGCCCCCGGAGGACCGGCTCCCGTCCAACCCGTGGCCCACATGGCCGGTCGTCCTGCGGACCTCCTCCTCCCAGGAGGAGGGGTGCGAGCGGATCTGGAGCGTCCAGACGAAGGCGATCCTCGGCGAACAGGGAGAGGCCCGGAAACTTTCCTGCGTGAAACTGGAATGGACCGAACCGGATGCGGCGGGGATGCGTTCGTTCAGGGAGATCCCCGGATCCGCGTTCGAGCTGCCGGCGGACCTCGTGCTTCTGGCGATGGGATTCGTCCACGTGGAGCACGGCCCGCTGGTCCGGGATCTGGGGGTCGCGACGGACAGCCGGGGGAACCTGGTCGCCGACGGGAACTGCATGACGAACGTCCCCGGGGTTTTCGGCGCGGGGGACGCCGTGATGGGGGCCTCTCTCGTGGTGCGGGCCATCCACCTCGGCCGGCTGGCCGCGGCGGGGGCCGACCGGTACCTCGCCGCGCGCTGA
- a CDS encoding YceI family protein → MRRRMILAAAILCLAAPGTLHAGPWEFDPAHTGVHFKVRHLMIASVRGEFEKVFGKIVYDEADVTKSTAEITIDAASVNTRVAKRDEDLRGPNFLDVMKYPTIVFKSKRVEKAGKRKLKMTGDLTIRGVTKEVVLTVDGPTPVIKDPGGNFRVGGQATTKINRKDFGLVWNKPLETGGVVVGDEVEITIDVEIYKKPA, encoded by the coding sequence ATGCGGCGACGGATGATTCTTGCGGCGGCGATCCTTTGCCTTGCGGCGCCGGGAACCCTCCATGCGGGTCCCTGGGAGTTCGACCCGGCGCACACCGGGGTGCACTTCAAGGTACGGCACCTGATGATCGCCTCGGTGCGGGGAGAATTCGAGAAAGTCTTCGGGAAGATCGTGTACGACGAGGCGGACGTCACGAAGTCCACGGCCGAGATCACCATCGACGCGGCCTCGGTCAATACCCGCGTGGCGAAGCGGGACGAGGACCTTCGCGGCCCCAATTTCCTCGACGTGATGAAGTACCCCACGATCGTCTTCAAGTCGAAGCGGGTGGAAAAAGCCGGGAAAAGAAAATTGAAGATGACCGGGGACCTGACGATCCGGGGCGTGACGAAGGAGGTGGTCCTGACCGTCGATGGACCCACCCCCGTGATCAAGGACCCGGGGGGCAACTTCCGCGTGGGCGGCCAGGCGACCACGAAGATCAACAGGAAGGATTTCGGGCTGGTCTGGAATAAACCGCTGGAGACCGGCGGCGTGGTGGTGGGTGACGAGGTCGAGATCACCATCGACGTGGAGATCTACAAGAAACCGGCTTGA
- a CDS encoding Smr/MutS family protein: MRKGYHEHSGGVEIDLHGLTVAEALSRFAVQYNARLRVGDTGPIRVIHGYGSSGRGGDLRTALRELLSRHAGRLEFVPGETYFNNPGVTVVYPKHPLPTPTPTLRTGRR; the protein is encoded by the coding sequence ATGCGAAAGGGCTACCATGAACATTCCGGCGGCGTGGAGATCGACCTGCACGGGCTGACCGTGGCGGAAGCGCTCTCCCGCTTCGCCGTCCAGTACAACGCGCGGCTGCGGGTCGGGGACACCGGCCCGATCCGGGTGATTCACGGCTACGGCTCTTCGGGCCGCGGCGGCGACCTGCGGACCGCGCTCCGGGAACTTCTCTCCCGCCACGCCGGCCGCCTCGAATTCGTCCCCGGCGAAACGTATTTCAACAACCCCGGCGTGACGGTCGTCTACCCGAAACACCCGCTCCCCACGCCTACCCCGACCCTCCGGACGGGACGCCGGTAG